A segment of the Deltaproteobacteria bacterium genome:
GAGCGGACCTGCACGGATCTCACCGAGCCATACTTGAACGACAACGAGCAAACCGTGGGCACACATGTCGACGTGCGACACCTGGCGCCGACCAAGATCGGCCAGAGCGTCAATGTCAGCGCGGAAATCATCGAAGTCAAAGGCAACAAGATTCGTTACGCGCTGTCGGCGAGCAACGACAACGCTGTCAAGATCGGCGACGGCACGCATTGGCGCGCGGTTATCAATACCGATAATTTTGCGATTGAATAACGGCGGGTTCTAGCCACGGAGGTGATGCATGAAACTGTTCACGTACCAACCCTGACCCTACGCCCACAGGACAAGGATTGTCCTGGCCGAAAAAAACATTTCCTATGAGAGCATCGAATGCGACTTGAAGAACAAGTCCAAGGAGCTGCTCGAGCGAAATCCCTACGGCAAAGTCCCGGTATTGGAAGATGGCGACGCGGTGATCTACGAGTCGGCGGTCATCGATGAATATCTCGAAGACAAATATCCCCAGATACCGCTCATGCCGAAAGCTCCCTACCAACGCGCCCAGGCGCGCATCTGGATCGACTACTGCAACACCCGCTTGCAGCGCGCCGGCGGTTTCATTTCACATGAGTACAAGGTCGAGCAATCGAAAGCCGAAGTGAAAGAATATTTGCAGACTCTCGATCTCCAAATGGCCAATCGAGAATACATCGCCGGCGATTATTCACTGGCCGACATTACGTTCATCCCGTTCTTCACCAGATTGGAACGCTATCAATCGAGCATTGGCGACGATCTGCCAAGTGTAAAATCGTGGATGACGCGGCTGCTCGGCCGGCCGGCGGTGCGAAGCACGTTATAGGGCGCGGCAAACGACTGAACGCA
Coding sequences within it:
- a CDS encoding glutathione S-transferase family protein, which translates into the protein MKNKSKELLERNPYGKVPVLEDGDAVIYESAVIDEYLEDKYPQIPLMPKAPYQRAQARIWIDYCNTRLQRAGGFISHEYKVEQSKAEVKEYLQTLDLQMANREYIAGDYSLADITFIPFFTRLERYQSSIGDDLPSVKSWMTRLLGRPAVRSTL